Below is a genomic region from Prunus persica cultivar Lovell chromosome G3, Prunus_persica_NCBIv2, whole genome shotgun sequence.
caaaaaaccaaagaaaaaacaaaaaagctaaAGCGTGCTTCGCAtcttcaaataaaacaaagataagcTTAGTATTATCTTCTTTGTTGTAATGTGAACTTGATTATGTAATTTCTACTACTTGTACTTATGGGCCATAGCCATTTATCAATTATAATTATGTCATTAATTAGGATTGAACAACAAAGTTGTTCAGATGTTTACATACACATCTTCATTATTTTACTGGGACACAGACACATCTTCATTATTTTACTGGGAAAACCATTTCTCTTAAGCAAAATCTGTCGATTTTACGTAGGTTTGACAGTTGCGGACGATTGTTTTTAATTTCGAACttctacaaacaaataaatcaaggaaaaaaaaaaaagaagaacagaatattaattcatatatttcaatttcttgtgTGAAGCTTTTAAATTCATTtcaacataatatcaataaGATTAAGTTCGATTTCCTTAAGCATCATCACTGATCTGATGGCATTAGATAAGTCTTTGAATTACCGAACgtgattgattgattggcAGGTATCCTTAATACAAGAATAAAGCTTGAAAGATAGATTCATCCACAGCTTGAAAGAACAAAGTTCGATTTCCTTGAAAGAATAAAGCTTGAAACATAGCTTCATCCGTAGCTTGAAAGATAGCTTCATACATAGCCTGAAagaataaagttcgatttccTTGAAAGAATAAAGCTTGAAAGATAGCTTCATCCACAACTTGAAagaataaagttcgatttccTTGAGCATCATCACAGATCTGCTGTAGTGCATGATGagattctttaaaaaatagcTTCATCCACAGCTTGAAAGATAAGGAATAAAGCCTTCTTGTCCTTGTTCCAGTCTCCTTCAGCTCAGTGAGTTGTTGTTGAGTGACGAGGTgtaatattaataattgacacaaattaatgtgctaatcatccaattataaatatCCGCAAGTGTACGAATCTATTAGGGTATAGATTTGTAAGTATGGGGTTGATCCCACGAGGAACTGTCGGCCTACACAAAGTTATAATTTGAGAACGTAAAGAATACTTATTTAACACAACacaaaagtaagaacaaattggaaactatgaatgagtaaagaaaagtaaaagaaatgaaacagaactagaaacccaaaataaacacaACCAGGAATGTCTATCACCATTTTATCACCTCACCACGGTATCGCTTGTTTATCACATAATGGACAGTGGGTCGTTTTGAAGCAGACTGAGAATTCCCCTGTTTTCAACTTCAACCTCTGTTCAGTTTTTTACCTATAACTTTCCAACTGTTTATCCAAAGGTAACACCCCCGACCcaatttaattgttttattcaatttatctatttgtgaaattacaaatttgccCTTAGGGGTAAGGACACTTTGGTCTCTTTTTGATCCTACAGGATTTTAGGGAATTGAGTGGCACTGTTGCGTAGGGCTCGCTCTTCTGATTTCGTAGACAGGCGGCACGCAAAATTCTGAGTTATAACGAACATGTAAAGGTCTAGAAACCAAAAGGacgaaattttaaatttgttactgTAGCTATAGTGCCCCTACAGTGCTATAGTGTTGGCCTCTCTTATTTCTCTTATTCTCCCTCGCGATATAACCagattttctggtttttgtcATCCCCTCCTGAGGCGAAAGTGGCGCCGCCACTTCCGTCGTTTTTTTTTCCGCCGCCGTCTTGTCCTGGTTGCCATCACAACCTTCACGAAAAAGGGTTAAGTTTTTCCAGTGGTGTTCTTGCATTTTCAGGCTATTTCGGCGATGGTTTTTGTCGAGTGAGGTATGAAACTTCATCTACTCTTCGTGCTCTATCCGTTTATGTAGGTATTGTAGATCAATTTTGAGGTTTTATAGTTCGTTCAATATACCCATTTTTTGTCGACGTTTTCGACTCCATCCCGGCTAGTTATGGCTAGTTTTTGGCCATGGTCCAAGAATAAAAATCACTCCCCTTGTTAGTATGAACGTATTGCTATAGGTATTGTAGGGTGTTattgttaatgtatgcattttgagttttttcttttggcttcccttgacaattttgtaataggATAATCATTGTAGTTTCCCAAGCTCTAAGTTTAGATTAAGAATTacttctctaggtgttcttatCTGCCTACATTTTGGTGGAAAACAATGCATTTGACAAAGGTAAATTCTGCATTACACTACATTGCATTCACTAATTTCTGAagattatgactagtcatcttgcattcgtatgactagtcatcattccttcgtatgactagtcaaccttTGTTTCAATTAGGATTTCCAGCTCACTGTTTCCAGCTGGGGCTtaaccattttttttaatcattttctACGAATTTCTCAGCTGCCATGTGTTTATTCTAACCTAGGAATTTTTGGTAAAAGCCAAAGAATTTCTCATTTGGCAGCCGTCACTTTTGTAGGcaagttttggaaagtttcTCTGTaaactttctcttcttcctcaagtgTAACCTTCATAATTTTCATCTTTGAGTTTTCcaaaatgtttctttttgaaaactgcatttgaaatatgaaaacctcatctTGCTAGATCAAGCACTCTCTCATATATATCTAGGTCAGATTCAagtttgatttcttcaagagtatggtttcttgaagaaattggtcattctcctttgaatctaaattttggtttctgtcTGAGTTGGAGCTTGCAAGCTGGTGCTATGGAATGAATGAGCTGGAGAAAGAGCTGTCATTGCCATGAAGAActgagcttcaagctttgctaagttggagaagaagattgcacaaatgAGGTACagctcatcttcctaaatagatctaGGTTTTTCTTGCGCTTGCTTGTGttcctttgtaagaatctttttctgcttagtggattgcctggtcggttgatgacccccagtttttcccaatggtgggtttctgggtgaacaatttctaATTGCatctttgtaatttttctgggtttgtgttcttggtggttgactagtcatcgtatgaaatgtggttgactagtcatcgtatgaattctaggtttgtgttcttagtggttgactagtcattgTATGAATCCTGGGTTTGTGTCCttatagttgactagtcatcattatctgttgtttggtgtttacttgattatgatgatttcacacattttcaccatagttgttgctagcacaggggatgcctagattgacgggtccttctgagtgcctaggttgtcaaTAGTAATCTTCTAGGGTTACAGGTACATTGTGGCACGCTCTGTGTGTATTCTTGATTGTGGTTGTTCATGCCTagtagttgactagtcataagtgTACTTGGTCAAGGTCTAAAGTGTTGAAGATTGTTGCGTTTTGTTTAAGTGTCGTAAAAGTTAGCCCTCGTgacctaagtaccaatttcagttttgagaatttttcgTCTCCGGAATTTTCTCATGACACCCACGTGCTGCCAACGGTGGGTGGCAGGGTCTGGTCCACTGTGTGGCGGCCCATTATGTTCTAAAATGTTCTCCTTGTCATCTTGAGCACGACGGTATGCTTGGATTTGAAAttggttatcgtttgacaGTCGAACGGATGTTACACCTAATATGCgatatccgggttcgataggttcagACCTTTCGATCAGtctcaatttcaaatatgtcGTTCTCTATACCTCTGGAATCGTGCAGGAACTTGTGGATCTAGAGTTGGAGTCCCGAATACTCCGAATCAATGATTCTAAGGTTAGGCGAAGCGATCGCCGTTTGATCTTGCAATTGGCTCCTATCTGACCACTCGATCAAGACCAAACTTACATAACTTTTTTAGTGGACGTTGTTGAATGCGTAAGATTTTTTCTTGGATTGGAAATCAGAGATCATGGGCCCTGCGGGCCTAATTGACCAATATGGGGGGTTTGACCGTACAGTTGATCTGGGGTCTTTTGAGACCATCTTAACCTTTGGAAAACACTAAAATGGCCCTAGGACTTTTCTTAAAGGATGTGTTTACACTTTTGAGTCCTGGGAACCAGAGTTCTGATCTTTAAAGTTCGGAGTTGGGTTCGATTAACAAGTTAAGCCTAGTATTCTATCGGTATGTTTTCAAGCGCAACGAATTGCTCCGGACGAAATCGAGGAGACTTAATTGTGCTTTGGACCGTGTGTCAGTGGACATTTGTTTGGTCATGCTGAAATATAACTAAGTTACCTTCATAACTGGTGATGTGATATTTGCATAATTATTATCATaaaaagtatttttattttcttgactGGTGATGTGCATTGATAATTAGTTTCAGAAATGCCAAGACCTGTTCGCCTTCACTTGGCGCGAGAAGAGCAATTTGCCGCCTCCAGTTTCATCGAGGTGTGTGAACTGTCATTTCAGTCACATCGGTTGGGAAACGACGACAAAAATACATCTATACCCATTGTTTTCTTGGTCCACAAATACTCGTACCGTGTTAATTGAATAAAGTAAGGGTTTAGCGACGACGGTTGGGCATATGGATTCCTGCTACGTTGTTGGCTTGCTAGGGCTGTTGAACCCTAGTACCTTTTCACAGGCataatgatttaaatatcaAATTTAAGGGGGGAAATAAGTGTAGGGTTTTTCCCATATTGTTTATAACCCAGTAGGAAATTTCCCCATTATTTTCGGATTTCTCCTGCATTTGTAACGATttttgtaaccaaaaaaaaaaaaagtaatttgaaAATCCCTTTTCGCTAACataatgatttaaatattgaatttaaCCAAAAACTCCTTGCGAAGTATAACCAAAAACTCTTTTCGAAGTATTCTTCCCCATAGATACGTAAGAATTTTCTGCATATTTTTCGGATTTTTCCTGcatttttttagtgaaaataAGAAACTAATCAAACTACTTGAAGTTGCTAGAGGTTGGCAGTTGTCAGAGTTCTCAGATCAATATAATCAAGAAACTACCTAAGCATGTCTCTGATCAATGTGTATTATCGATAATGCGTTTATTGATTAAATGATAAATGTTTATAGGAGATGGAACAAAAGTTCTGAGATGTTGTTGAGAATTTTGTTTGAATCTTTAATTCCCCTTTCGATTTTCTAATGTGCATACCTTGGAATGCATGAATTGAACTATTATTGTTTATTGATAATTCTCAGTGTCAATTATTCTCACTAGTTTTTTAATAATCAAGGACCCGAGTAATTCTTGGATCATGGAAGTAATGCATGAATGCATCAAGTAATCTAGATCGGAATAGTAAAACGAAAGAAGCACAACTTTTATTCCCACAGATAGTCTTAGCTAGATTACATAAATTAATGCTTGAGCAGCAGCTGCATGCAATATTATTGAAACCCAAATCACAACATAAGGAAAACTTAAGAAAATGCCACTTTCGCAGGAAACGCGATTGCATTTAGCATATGGAACAAGCTATCTTGATAGAACGAGTGAAGTCGCATGAGAGTTTCCAGCAATGCTACCCACAAACATCAAATTAACTTCACAGGATGATCATCCTGGAAGTTTTTCGACCATGAAGGCAAGGTTTTGGGTGGGTTTTGCATTTTCTGCAGAGAGGGCATCGTCGAAGTCGGTTCCAGATCTTGGCTCTATCAGGTTTCCCATTTGCACGTGGATGAACTTGTATACGCCATCCATGTACGGTATCGGTGGTACCAAAACCACAGGCTTAAAGAGTGTACATGACCACAGGGTTTTATTTGACTGTTTCTCGTCGGCCTCGGCCACAATCCACGAACTGTCTTGGCTTGCCGCTCTCAAGTATTTGTCGTTGTAGGTGGATTTTATATGCACCAGACTGGGTTGGTTTACGTCCTTCTCCACTTTGAACCTTGCGTATTTGCTGTGACTATGCTCTCCGGAGCATTGGAGCAAATGTGGCAGCGTTGAGGTGGATTGGTCTTTGTACACCAGGTATTTCTGTTTCTTGACTGATTTAAGAGCAAGAAACTTTGGTAATTCTGCCATTTCTGATGATCTCTCGCTCGTGCTTCAATATaagattgatatatatatatatatatatatgtaaactcacttctctctttctttctctctcgttGCTTATTGCTTTTCCTATCTCCAACTTGCTGTGCTATTTATAATCAAGCAAGCCCAAACCATGCATGCAGCTTTCACTTAGTTTTCTTGCTGTACTGGCCCGCCATAACAGAGAAAATTGAAGCCACAAGAAGCGTGCTGACCGCACAGGGCCTCCAAAAATGAGGGGCCTCCAATTTTCTTCCCCATTTTTGTCTGACTTGCTTGACTTGCTGTCGTTTCTCTggccattttttttctttcaatttttgcttGACTTGGTGTGGCTTGGTATGACGTGTATATTAGAAAACATCATATGGAACTGAAAATAGATATAGAAGACAACTGAGAGGATGTGAGTATGTGAAAATAGATGTAATTCATGCCATTAATGAtgattttggtttcatttttgaaatttgaaaattttaagacaattttttattttttttaacttataGGGCCTCATCAGTTTTCTTTGCACAAGGCCTCCAAATCTAATGGACCAGCTTTGTACACCATActatcaaattatttattgaattactaatttaccctaatataaaatgataaaaaaggatatattgaattgtgaaacaaaagtaattttagtaagtacaccctactcaATATATTGAACCCTAATCAAATTAGAATTTTAGAGCTTGATTCCAAACAGATTTGAgataaaaattcaaagtttttgttGGGtgtaaaattttttttctatcacTTCCATAATTCCTGACatcaatgaagaagaagcttcGAGAGGAGAAAAGATTGAAGCTGCCTAACAGAATCCCTTGCCAAAAAGCCATGGTTATTCATCAAACAGGGTGAAAGCAacttaaatattatttcattttgatCAACAAAGCTCGACAAGCTTTTATGAACTTTTGGAGGGAATTGTGGAAAGTCCACCACCTTCCTGCACCATCAGATCAGTTCTCCCCGAGTTTTGTTCGTCTGCCTGTTAATAAGATATTCACATGCATACTTCACTGGCATGTGACTGTTTATATTTCCCATTACATTTGCAGTATGCAGAAGAACCCTTCTGGTTAGTACTCATGAATTTGGTTCAACGAGTGGGTGTATCCCTGACGGTTTAGAtttgatgaaggaaaaaggagTTGACAGGAacacatttgatgaagacGACCAATTCATGTaaaatagggtgtacttagtatTATGGTGTATcaggggtatttttggtagttaagtagggtgtacttagttaattttacattttaatttaaatattagggtgtacttatATCATAgagtgtactcagttaattttaaaattcgtTGAACAGCaccccacaaaaaaaaaaccaaaaaactaaAGCGTGCTTCACATCttcaattaaaacaaagataagcttagtattttcttctttgttgtaATGTGAACTTGATTATGTAATTTCTACTACTTGTACTTATGGGCCATAGCCATTTATCAATTATAATTATGTCATTAATTAGGATTGAACAACAAAGTTGCTCAGATGTTTACATGCTTTAATTACAAACGTATGATAGGTTTAGGAGAGTGGTACATAGTTCCAATTGTTCCTTTCACACAGACACATCTTCATTATTTTACTGAGAAACCATTTCTCTTAAGAAAAATCTATCGATTTTACGTAGTTTTGACAGTTGCGGACGATTCTTTTTAATTTCGACCctctacaaacaaataaatcaaagaaaaaagaagaagagaatattaattcatatatttcaatttcttgtgtgaggcttttaaattcatttcaacataatatcaatataagaTTAAGTTCGATTTCCTTGAGCATCATCACTGATCTGATGGCATCATATAAGTCTTTGAATTACTGAatgtgattgattgattgaaacGTATTAATACAAGAATAAAGCTTGAAAGATAGCTTCATCCACAGCTTGAAAGAATAAAGTTCGTTTTCCTTGAAAGAATAAAGCTTGAAAGATAACTTCATCCACAGCTTGAAagaataaagttcgatttccTTGAGGCATGATGTGATTCTTTCAAAAATAGCTTCATCCACAGCTTGGAAGATAAAGAATAAAGCCTTCTTGTCCTTCTTCCGAGTCTCCTTCAGTTTGATGGTGGGAATGGGATTTGGCTATGGGGTGCGGTCTATGCAACCACCTCTTTGTCCCCTCTTGCTTCGTCTTCTTGGAGTTAGTTGTGGAAGATCAATCATAGTAATCCCAATAATCCGAAGCATTATGGTAACCAGGCCTAGAAGAGAGATTTTGTATGAGGCAAGGCCATTGAAAAT
It encodes:
- the LOC18781807 gene encoding uncharacterized protein LOC18781807, which encodes MAELPKFLALKSVKKQKYLVYKDQSTSTLPHLLQCSGEHSHSKYARFKVEKDVNQPSLVHIKSTYNDKYLRAASQDSSWIVAEADEKQSNKTLWSCTLFKPVVLVPPIPYMDGVYKFIHVQMGNLIEPRSGTDFDDALSAENAKPTQNLAFMVEKLPG